The following is a genomic window from Deltaproteobacteria bacterium.
TGTACGGGGTGGGAAACCGGGCTGAATACCTCAAGAAGCTGGGAGCAGAGAAAAAGGCGGAATTGCGCTGGAGGAAACAAGCATAATGGAAAATTTCACTCCCTTCGAGATGATGATCCTCACGGCGGCCAAACAGATTAAAAACGGCGATGCTCTCTTCGTCGGTTTTCACTGGCCCATGGTGGCCTCTCGTGTCGCCCGGCGGCTGCACGCTCCGGACATCTATTGCGTGTATGAAGGGGGAGGGGTCGAGAGGACCTACTGCCCGGTCATGCCCAACACGGGGGCGGATTTGATTTTGAGCCCCCATCTGGCGTTTGCCGGGGAGACCTATGACACCCTCTGCGGGTTCCTGGCCGCAGGGCACCTGCCCCTTTCCATGATCGATGCCCCCATGGTGGACCGGTATGGCAACATCAATTCCACCTGCATCGGGCCCTACCAGCAGCCCAAGGCCCGGCTTGCCGGTTCGGGGGGAGCGGCGGACCTCGGGGCCAACTCGAAAAAACTCTTCATGCTATCCGACCGGACGACCAAAGATGGCTTCCCGGCCCGGGTGGATTACGTCACGACCCCAGGATACCTGGACGGATACGATTCCCGAATTCGCGCGGGCTTTCGCCCGGATACCGGCCCGGAGATGATCATCTCATCTCTGGGGGTCTTCAAGTTTGATCCCGTCTCCAAAGAGGCCTATCTCTGGGGAGTCTATCCCAACGCTGATGTGGAGAAGATCAAAGCCAGCGTTGGATGGGAACTCAAAGCGGCGGATAAACTCGCGGCCATCCCAGCCCCCGAAGCCGAGGAAATCAAAGTAGTGCAGGAGGAGCTGGATATTGCCGAGTCCAGATTATGGAAAATTCCCGGCCGACAGTAAAATGTTAACCGCAGAGAACGCAGAAGACTCGGAGGGAAAAAAGGCCCAAGGTTCAAGGTTAAAGACTAAAGAACGAAAACAAAAAATCCATTAGGAACTTTGGGCACGGAGCTTAGTATCAGAAACTTTGGACCGGGAACTTTAGAATTTCGACTTTGAACTTGATTGTATAGGAATTTCCTTTTTGGACACGGATGTACACAGAAAATCGCTTAGCGGTTAGCGCTATGCGCATAGCGTCTTTTTTGTTTCTGCGGTTATCTGCGTAAATCTGCGTCCTATTAAATTTAAACTTGAAACCCAAAACTTGAAACTTTTTCTTTGGGAGGATATATGGCTTTTC
Proteins encoded in this region:
- a CDS encoding CoA-transferase, with protein sequence MENFTPFEMMILTAAKQIKNGDALFVGFHWPMVASRVARRLHAPDIYCVYEGGGVERTYCPVMPNTGADLILSPHLAFAGETYDTLCGFLAAGHLPLSMIDAPMVDRYGNINSTCIGPYQQPKARLAGSGGAADLGANSKKLFMLSDRTTKDGFPARVDYVTTPGYLDGYDSRIRAGFRPDTGPEMIISSLGVFKFDPVSKEAYLWGVYPNADVEKIKASVGWELKAADKLAAIPAPEAEEIKVVQEELDIAESRLWKIPGRQ